One Sulfurimonas sp. HSL-3221 genomic window, ACCGTCGACTACCACGACCCGGCCGATGAAAACCAAAAGCGTTAAGTACGACTTAACGCTTTTTCAATTAGAATTGTCGCAAAGGAGAAGAAGATGGCATACATAGCACTACCCGAATTCGAGGAGATGTCCCCGGCAATCCAGGAGAAGGCGCGCCCCATCCTGGAGAAGACAGGCAGCCTCGGCGAGATTTTCAAACTGCTGGCGCTGGACGAGAAGGTCTATTTCGCGACCGACATGATGGTGCAGAAGTTCCTGCTGGAGCCGACGGAGCTCTCCTATGACATCAAGGAGGCGATCGCCCTGCTCATTTCCAAGGAGAACAGCTGCAAGATGTGCGTCGACGTGCACAAGAACATCGCGAAGATGCTGGGACTGAGTGAGGATCGTATCACCCAGATCCTCGAGGGGATCGACAGCATCAGTACCGACGAGAAAGAGAAGGCGCTGCTGCGCTTCTGCGTCCGCGCGTCGAAGAAAGACAACTACAAGATGCAGCAGGAAGATATCGACGCCCTCAAAGCGCTGGGCTACAGCGACGTGCAGATCATCGAGGCCGTCGCGATCACCGGGTATTTCAACTACATCAATACCCTCTCCAACGTCTTCGGTCTGGGGCAGTGAAACGGATTCCGGCCCTTCTGGCGCTCCTGGCCGTTCTGGCATTGGCCCAGGAGTACAAGGCCGTCTTCGACTGCAGCTCCTCAAACCCGCGCTATATCCTTTCGCGATTCAACCTCATTGAGAAGACCAAGCAGATGATCGAGGCGCAGGGCGATACGGTCCGTTTCGCCGTGACGATGCACGGCGGCTGCGCCAAGGTGGCGTCGGAGAGCGCCGATTACCTCGTCCCCGAGGAGGAGGTGCTCTATATCACGAAGGCACAGGAGAGTCTTGAACGCCTCTCCAAAGCCAAAGAGGTGGAGCTGGTCGTCTGTGCTATCGCGCTGGAGGGCAACGGGATCGACCGCGAAGACGTACTGCCCTACCTGCGCATTTCGGAAAACAGCTACATCGACACCATCGCCTACCAGAACCAAGGCTACGCCCTGATGCCGTTGAAATAGCGGCGGTGTTTATTAAGCGTTCGCACAATCCGTTTAAGATTTGATGTGTAAAAGTGACCCCGTAAGAGAGGACGGGCGCGTGTCCCGGCAGTGCAGACGAAGGTCTGCCGCGCCGGCCAAGAAAAGGAGGGTTAATGATTCGAGTGTTTTCTCTGTTGCTCGCGGTTTCGGCGCTGGCCTGGGCGGGCTGGAAGCGCAGCGGTGATACGGTCATCGATACCGCGGCGAAACTGCAGTGGCAGGATAATGCCATGGCGGCCAAGAAAGATACGGTCTGGAAAGATGCGCGCAGCTACTGCGCGAACCTGGAGCTTGAAGGGTTCCGTGATTGGCGGTTGCCGACCCGCACGGAACTCGAAACGCTCCGCAAAGCCACTGTCGCCAAGAAGGTGGGGCTCAAAAACACGGTCTCCAACGCCTACTGGACATCGGAGATTTACCGCAAAATGCCCGTCAATGCCTGGGCCGTCTACTGGGGCAACGGCCAC contains:
- a CDS encoding carboxymuconolactone decarboxylase family protein, which gives rise to MAYIALPEFEEMSPAIQEKARPILEKTGSLGEIFKLLALDEKVYFATDMMVQKFLLEPTELSYDIKEAIALLISKENSCKMCVDVHKNIAKMLGLSEDRITQILEGIDSISTDEKEKALLRFCVRASKKDNYKMQQEDIDALKALGYSDVQIIEAVAITGYFNYINTLSNVFGLGQ
- a CDS encoding DsrE family protein, giving the protein MKRIPALLALLAVLALAQEYKAVFDCSSSNPRYILSRFNLIEKTKQMIEAQGDTVRFAVTMHGGCAKVASESADYLVPEEEVLYITKAQESLERLSKAKEVELVVCAIALEGNGIDREDVLPYLRISENSYIDTIAYQNQGYALMPLK
- a CDS encoding DUF1566 domain-containing protein translates to MIRVFSLLLAVSALAWAGWKRSGDTVIDTAAKLQWQDNAMAAKKDTVWKDARSYCANLELEGFRDWRLPTRTELETLRKATVAKKVGLKNTVSNAYWTSEIYRKMPVNAWAVYWGNGHMFDTDRCDEAHVRCVRKR